A genomic window from Cytobacillus suaedae includes:
- a CDS encoding dihydroorotase yields the protein MSIILTNGKWMNTNGQIEEVEIKMTEGRIVEIGTKLNHEGSELIDVQGNLIAPGFVDLHVHLREPGGEHKETIETGTLAAAKGGFTTIAAMPNTRPVPDTQAQMEWLMKRIDETAHVNVLPYAAITTRQLGEEMTDMIALKNAGAFAFTDDGVGVQSAAMMLQAMKEAAKIGMAIVAHCEEDTLINKGSVHEGEFSQKHGLNGIPSVCESVHIARDVLLAEAAGCHYHVCHISTKESVRVVRDAKKAGIRVTAEVSPHHLLLTDEDIPGLDTNFKMNPPLRGKADRAALIEGLLDGTIDFIATDHAPHTEAEKAEGMKLAPFGIVGLETAFPLLYTHFVQSGTITLKQLIDYLATKPSDTFELPYGKIEVGAKADITIIDLQQEEEIDPSTFLSKGKNTPFAGWKCKGWPVMTFVNGKRVWEKGSVSV from the coding sequence ATGTCAATAATCTTAACAAACGGTAAATGGATGAACACAAATGGTCAAATAGAAGAGGTTGAAATTAAAATGACTGAGGGCCGTATTGTAGAAATCGGTACTAAGTTAAATCATGAAGGCTCTGAACTTATCGATGTTCAAGGAAATCTTATTGCTCCTGGTTTTGTTGATCTACATGTTCACCTAAGAGAGCCAGGTGGAGAACATAAGGAAACGATCGAAACAGGAACTCTGGCTGCAGCCAAAGGTGGTTTTACAACCATTGCAGCTATGCCAAATACAAGACCGGTCCCAGATACCCAAGCACAAATGGAATGGCTCATGAAACGAATTGACGAAACAGCTCATGTGAATGTGTTACCGTATGCAGCCATTACAACTAGACAGCTTGGGGAAGAAATGACAGATATGATTGCACTGAAAAATGCTGGTGCATTTGCATTTACTGATGATGGTGTGGGTGTACAATCTGCAGCGATGATGCTACAAGCTATGAAAGAGGCTGCAAAAATTGGTATGGCGATTGTTGCTCATTGTGAAGAAGATACTTTAATTAATAAAGGAAGCGTGCACGAAGGGGAATTTTCTCAGAAACATGGACTAAACGGTATTCCTTCTGTATGCGAATCAGTACACATTGCACGTGACGTTTTATTAGCTGAGGCAGCTGGTTGTCATTATCATGTATGTCATATTAGTACAAAGGAATCAGTTAGGGTTGTAAGAGATGCAAAAAAAGCTGGTATCCGTGTGACTGCTGAAGTGTCACCACACCACTTATTACTAACTGACGAAGATATACCAGGATTAGATACAAATTTTAAAATGAATCCACCATTAAGAGGGAAGGCTGATCGAGCTGCACTAATCGAGGGATTATTAGATGGAACGATTGATTTTATTGCAACAGATCATGCTCCACATACTGAGGCTGAGAAAGCGGAGGGTATGAAGCTAGCGCCATTTGGAATTGTTGGTCTAGAGACTGCATTCCCTCTACTTTATACACATTTTGTTCAGTCTGGGACGATCACTTTAAAACAGTTAATCGATTACTTAGCGACAAAACCATCAGACACTTTCGAACTTCCATACGGAAAAATTGAGGTTGGGGCTAAAGCTGATATAACAATCATTGATCTACAACAAGAAGAAGAAATAGATCCAAGTACATTTTTATCAAAAGGTAAAAACACACCATTTGCAGGTTGGAAATGTAAGGGATGGCCAGTAATGACATTTGTAAATGGTAAACGAGTTTGGGAGAAGGGAAGTGTTTCAGTATGA
- a CDS encoding dihydroorotate dehydrogenase: MSRLQIELPGLTLKNPIMPASGCFGFGKEYAKFYDLSLLGAIMIKATTLDPRFGNPTPRVAETTSGMLNAIGLQNPGLEKVMSEELPWLEQYDVPIIANVAGSQVEDYVEVAKQISKAPNVKALELNISCPNVKTGGIAFGTIPEVAAELTKQVKNVSEVPVYVKLSPNVSNIVAMAKAVEEAGADGLTMINTLIGMRINLKTGEPILSNKTGGLSGPAIKPVAIRMIYEVSQAVSIPIIGMGGVQSAEDVIEYFYAGASSVAVGTANFVDPFVCPSIIDELPNLLDELKIDHISECIGRSWGKRAKAINYSS; encoded by the coding sequence ATGAGCAGATTACAAATCGAACTTCCAGGTCTAACACTAAAGAATCCTATTATGCCTGCATCTGGGTGCTTTGGATTTGGCAAAGAATACGCAAAGTTTTACGATTTGAGTCTGTTAGGTGCCATTATGATCAAAGCAACAACACTCGATCCTAGATTTGGTAATCCAACACCTCGTGTAGCAGAAACAACTTCTGGGATGTTAAATGCGATTGGGTTACAAAATCCAGGCTTAGAGAAAGTTATGTCTGAGGAATTACCATGGTTAGAACAGTATGATGTTCCAATCATTGCAAATGTAGCAGGTTCTCAGGTTGAGGACTATGTGGAGGTTGCAAAGCAAATTTCTAAAGCGCCAAACGTAAAAGCACTTGAGTTAAATATCTCCTGTCCTAATGTTAAGACAGGTGGAATTGCGTTTGGAACGATTCCTGAGGTTGCTGCTGAACTAACAAAGCAAGTTAAAAACGTCTCTGAAGTTCCAGTTTATGTGAAGCTATCTCCAAATGTATCCAACATTGTAGCAATGGCTAAAGCAGTAGAAGAAGCTGGTGCAGATGGCTTAACAATGATTAATACGTTAATTGGGATGAGGATCAATCTAAAAACAGGTGAACCAATTCTTTCGAATAAAACTGGGGGTCTTTCTGGTCCAGCTATTAAACCTGTTGCTATTCGAATGATTTATGAAGTAAGCCAGGCAGTATCGATTCCGATAATAGGCATGGGTGGCGTACAGTCAGCTGAAGATGTTATTGAATATTTTTATGCTGGAGCCAGTTCAGTTGCAGTTGGAACAGCCAACTTTGTTGATCCATTTGTTTGTCCTTCTATTATTGACGAACTTCCTAATCTACTAGATGAACTTAAGATTGATCATATTTCTGAGTGTATTGGAAGGAGCTGGGGAAAGCGTGCAAAGGCCATTAATTATAGCTCTTGA
- the carB gene encoding carbamoyl-phosphate synthase large subunit: protein MPKRVDINSILVIGSGPIVIGQAAEFDYAGTQACVALKEEGYKVILVNSNPATIMTDTEIADKVYIEPLTLEFVSRIIRKERPDALLPTLGGQTGLNMAVELAKSGVLDECGVEILGTKLSSIEQAEDRDLFRTLMNTLNEPVPESDIIHTLEGAFSFVERVGYPVIVRPAYTLGGTGGGICSDEEELIEIVTSGLKSSPVTQCLLEKSIAGFKEIEYEVMRDSADNAIVVCNMENIDPVGVHTGDSIVVAPSQTMSDREYQMLRNTSLKIIRALGIEGGCNVQLALDPYSFNYYIIEVNPRVSRSSALASKATGYPIAKLAAKIAVGLTLDEMINPVTGKTYSCFEPALDYIVTKIPRWPFDKFESANRRLGTQMKATGEVMAIGRNFEESILKAVRSLESNIYHLELKDAALIGDEIIEKRIRKAGDERLFYIAEALRRGITIETIHEWSEIDLFFLQKIDNIIRFESTIVENIFDIDVLLQAKRMGFADIAISKLWNCEEREVYEFRKQAGLMPVYKMVDTCAAEFESSTPYYYGTYEDENESIVTERESVVVLGSGPIRIGQGIEFDYATVHSVWAIKEAGYEAIIVNNNPETVSTDFSISDKLYFEPLTIEDVMHIIDLEQPMGVVVQFGGQTAINLASELSARGVKILGTSLEDMDRAEDRDKFEQTLTTLGVPQPKGKTATSVEEAVVIAESIGYPVLVRPSYVLGGRAMEIVYQTEELLHYMENAVNINPQHPVLIDRYLIGKEIEVDAISDGETVLVPGIMEHIERAGVHSGDSIAVYPPQSLSDEIKKQIVEYTISLAKGLKIKGLLNIQFVISKGEVLVLEVNPRSSRTVPFLSKITGVPMANIATKVILGNSLLDLGYTTGLYPESEGVYVKAPVFSFAKLRGVDITLGPEMKSTGEVMGKDSTLEKALYKALVASGYKIPTYGSVLLTVADKDKEEALDIAKRFHTIGYRILATSGTASYLSQANIPVQVVNKIGTEKPSLLDVIRKGEAQFVINTLTKGKQPARDGFRIRRESVENGVACLTSLDTAKAILRVLESMTFSAEAMATHAKKPEVIYS from the coding sequence ATGCCAAAACGCGTAGACATAAACAGTATTCTTGTAATAGGTTCAGGACCAATCGTAATCGGTCAAGCAGCAGAGTTTGACTATGCGGGAACACAGGCTTGTGTTGCATTAAAAGAAGAAGGCTATAAAGTCATTTTGGTAAACTCAAACCCAGCAACAATCATGACAGATACTGAAATAGCAGATAAAGTCTATATTGAGCCATTAACGCTAGAGTTTGTTAGTCGAATTATTCGTAAAGAACGACCTGATGCTCTATTACCAACACTTGGAGGTCAAACTGGTCTTAATATGGCAGTTGAGCTTGCAAAATCAGGTGTGTTAGATGAATGTGGCGTAGAGATTCTTGGTACTAAACTTTCGTCCATTGAACAAGCGGAGGACAGAGATTTATTTCGTACGTTGATGAACACATTAAATGAGCCAGTACCAGAAAGTGATATTATCCATACTCTTGAAGGAGCATTTTCATTCGTAGAACGAGTTGGATATCCAGTAATTGTTCGTCCTGCCTATACTCTAGGTGGAACTGGTGGGGGAATCTGTAGTGATGAAGAAGAACTTATTGAGATTGTCACAAGTGGATTAAAAAGTAGTCCAGTAACCCAGTGTTTACTTGAGAAGAGTATTGCTGGTTTTAAAGAAATTGAGTATGAGGTTATGAGAGATTCGGCAGATAACGCAATCGTTGTGTGTAATATGGAAAACATTGACCCAGTCGGTGTGCATACGGGTGACTCAATCGTAGTAGCACCTAGCCAGACCATGAGTGACAGAGAATACCAAATGTTACGTAATACATCCCTGAAAATCATAAGAGCACTAGGAATTGAAGGTGGATGTAACGTTCAGCTTGCCTTAGATCCTTACAGCTTTAACTATTACATCATTGAGGTTAATCCGCGTGTAAGTCGATCTTCTGCTTTAGCGTCTAAAGCAACGGGGTATCCAATTGCGAAATTAGCTGCAAAAATTGCGGTAGGCTTAACGCTTGATGAAATGATTAACCCGGTAACTGGGAAGACATATTCATGCTTCGAACCAGCACTTGATTATATCGTTACAAAAATTCCTCGCTGGCCATTTGATAAATTTGAATCTGCTAACCGCAGACTTGGAACACAAATGAAGGCAACTGGAGAGGTAATGGCCATCGGTAGAAACTTTGAAGAATCAATTCTTAAGGCAGTTCGCTCTTTAGAATCAAATATTTATCACCTCGAACTAAAGGATGCTGCTTTAATTGGTGATGAAATTATTGAAAAACGTATTCGTAAAGCCGGAGATGAGCGCTTATTCTATATCGCTGAAGCATTACGACGCGGAATTACAATAGAGACCATTCACGAGTGGAGTGAAATTGATCTATTTTTCTTGCAAAAAATTGATAACATCATTCGTTTTGAATCTACAATTGTAGAGAATATCTTTGATATTGATGTATTATTACAAGCAAAAAGAATGGGCTTTGCAGACATAGCAATCTCTAAGCTCTGGAATTGTGAAGAGCGCGAAGTCTATGAATTCCGTAAACAAGCTGGTCTTATGCCAGTATATAAAATGGTAGATACGTGTGCAGCTGAGTTTGAATCATCGACACCTTATTATTACGGTACGTATGAGGATGAGAATGAATCCATTGTAACAGAGCGAGAAAGTGTTGTTGTACTTGGTTCAGGACCAATCCGTATTGGCCAAGGAATTGAATTTGACTATGCAACGGTTCATTCAGTTTGGGCGATAAAAGAAGCGGGATACGAGGCGATCATCGTTAATAATAATCCTGAAACAGTATCAACTGACTTTTCTATCTCAGATAAGCTATACTTTGAACCTCTAACAATAGAAGATGTAATGCACATCATTGACCTAGAGCAACCAATGGGTGTAGTCGTACAATTCGGTGGTCAAACGGCTATTAATCTAGCAAGCGAATTATCCGCTAGGGGAGTTAAGATTCTTGGAACATCATTAGAGGACATGGACCGAGCAGAAGACCGTGATAAGTTTGAGCAAACACTAACAACTCTAGGTGTTCCTCAGCCCAAAGGAAAGACAGCAACGTCTGTTGAAGAAGCGGTTGTTATTGCAGAGTCAATTGGTTATCCAGTATTAGTTCGTCCATCTTATGTTCTAGGTGGTCGTGCAATGGAGATTGTTTATCAAACCGAGGAACTTTTACATTACATGGAAAATGCGGTAAATATAAATCCTCAGCACCCTGTATTGATTGACCGCTACTTAATTGGAAAAGAAATTGAGGTAGATGCAATTTCCGATGGAGAAACGGTACTAGTTCCAGGAATCATGGAGCATATCGAGCGAGCGGGTGTTCACTCAGGAGATTCAATCGCAGTATACCCTCCACAGAGTCTATCAGACGAGATTAAGAAACAAATTGTAGAATACACAATATCTTTAGCAAAAGGTTTAAAAATAAAAGGCTTACTAAATATTCAGTTTGTTATTTCTAAGGGTGAAGTACTTGTTCTTGAGGTAAATCCAAGATCAAGTAGAACGGTTCCTTTCTTAAGTAAAATAACTGGAGTTCCGATGGCTAATATCGCTACAAAGGTTATTTTAGGTAATAGTTTACTAGATTTGGGTTATACAACAGGACTATATCCTGAAAGTGAAGGTGTTTATGTAAAAGCGCCTGTGTTCTCTTTTGCAAAGCTACGAGGTGTAGACATAACACTAGGGCCTGAGATGAAATCAACTGGAGAGGTAATGGGGAAAGATTCTACTTTAGAAAAAGCCCTTTACAAAGCCCTTGTTGCTTCTGGTTATAAAATTCCAACGTACGGATCAGTATTACTAACTGTTGCAGATAAGGATAAGGAAGAAGCATTAGACATTGCAAAACGTTTCCATACAATAGGCTATCGAATCTTAGCAACTAGTGGAACAGCAAGCTACTTGAGTCAAGCAAACATACCTGTCCAAGTTGTTAACAAAATTGGCACAGAAAAACCAAGCTTACTAGATGTTATCCGTAAAGGGGAAGCTCAGTTCGTAATCAATACCCTTACAAAAGGAAAACAGCCAGCTCGTGATGGATTTAGAATACGCCGTGAATCAGTTGAAAATGGTGTCGCTTGTTTAACGTCACTAGATACTGCGAAAGCAATATTAAGAGTATTAGAATCTATGACTTTTTCAGCAGAAGCAATGGCAACCCATGCTAAAAAACCTGAGGTGATTTACTCGTGA
- a CDS encoding aspartate carbamoyltransferase catalytic subunit has protein sequence MKHLLQMNELSISEIEDILSEAEQFSKGVKWKIPEQTFVANLFFEPSTRTKFSFEVAEKKLNLDVLNFEAETSSVQKGETLYDTIRTLESIGTKAVIIRHPQDNYFEELRGKVGIPILNAGDGCGNHPTQSLLDLLTIKQEFNRFEGLRVSIIGDIRHSRVARSNAEALSRLGAEVIFSGPNEWHDQTIPYGTYVHIEEAIQTADVVMLLRIQHERHGKTAEQSAKDYHQQYGLTVEREKRMKSGSIIMHPAPFNRDVEIASELVECERSRIFKQMENGVYTRMAVLKRALQSVQGGAKVCQ, from the coding sequence ATGAAGCACTTGTTACAGATGAATGAATTATCTATCAGTGAGATTGAGGATATTCTAAGTGAGGCAGAACAATTTTCAAAAGGTGTGAAATGGAAAATACCTGAACAAACTTTTGTAGCCAACTTATTTTTCGAGCCAAGTACACGAACAAAATTTAGTTTTGAGGTTGCCGAAAAAAAACTTAACCTTGATGTATTGAACTTTGAAGCAGAAACTTCAAGTGTTCAAAAAGGAGAAACTCTGTATGATACAATCCGTACTTTAGAGTCAATCGGGACTAAAGCAGTTATCATCAGACATCCTCAAGATAATTACTTCGAGGAACTTCGTGGAAAAGTGGGTATCCCCATTTTAAATGCAGGTGACGGATGTGGTAATCATCCAACACAGAGTTTGTTAGATTTATTAACAATAAAACAAGAATTTAATAGATTCGAAGGTTTAAGAGTATCAATTATAGGTGATATTCGACATAGTAGAGTCGCGAGATCAAATGCAGAAGCCTTATCAAGGCTTGGAGCAGAAGTTATTTTTTCTGGGCCGAATGAATGGCATGATCAAACGATTCCATATGGTACATACGTCCATATCGAGGAGGCCATTCAAACAGCAGATGTTGTCATGCTATTAAGAATTCAACATGAACGACATGGTAAAACAGCTGAACAATCGGCTAAGGATTATCATCAACAATATGGGTTAACTGTTGAACGTGAAAAAAGAATGAAATCTGGCAGTATCATTATGCATCCTGCTCCTTTTAATAGAGATGTAGAGATTGCAAGTGAATTAGTAGAATGTGAGCGTTCTAGAATCTTTAAGCAAATGGAAAATGGTGTTTATACAAGAATGGCTGTATTAAAAAGAGCATTACAATCTGTTCAAGGGGGCGCAAAAGTATGTCAATAA
- the carA gene encoding glutamine-hydrolyzing carbamoyl-phosphate synthase small subunit — MKRQLILEDGTIFVGTGFGSEAQSIGEVVFNTGMTGYQEILSDPSYCGQIVTLTYPLVGNYGINRDDFESITPAIQGFIVKEVCDHPSNFRSQSSLDEFFKAKNIPGLAGIDTRKLTRIIRQHGTLKGAICSMNVNVQEVVASLQTVSLPTDQVKQVSTKSAYPSPGRGHRVVLVDFGMKHGILRELNKRNCDVIVVPYNVTAEEVLRLSPDGIMLSNGPGDPKDVPEAIEMINGIIGKVPLFGICLGHQLFALAGGADTERLKFGHRGSNHPVKDLVTGKVAITSQNHGYTVNEESLKDTRLTVTHIALNDGTIEGLKHLDYPAFTVQYHPEASPGPEDANHLFDQFIDMIKTSKKVGEEVCQNA, encoded by the coding sequence ATGAAGCGTCAATTAATTTTAGAGGATGGCACGATATTTGTAGGAACAGGTTTTGGTAGTGAGGCTCAGTCGATCGGTGAGGTTGTATTTAATACAGGTATGACAGGCTACCAAGAAATTCTTTCAGACCCTTCTTACTGCGGACAAATTGTTACATTAACTTACCCACTTGTTGGAAACTATGGAATTAATCGTGATGACTTTGAATCGATTACTCCAGCCATTCAAGGTTTTATCGTGAAAGAAGTATGTGACCACCCATCTAACTTTAGAAGTCAATCATCATTAGATGAGTTTTTTAAAGCTAAGAATATTCCTGGATTAGCTGGAATTGATACTAGGAAGTTAACAAGAATTATTCGTCAGCACGGTACGTTAAAAGGTGCTATTTGTAGCATGAATGTGAATGTTCAAGAAGTTGTTGCTTCACTTCAAACGGTAAGTTTACCAACGGATCAAGTAAAACAAGTATCAACAAAAAGTGCCTACCCAAGCCCGGGACGTGGTCATCGAGTGGTTCTGGTCGATTTCGGAATGAAGCATGGTATTTTACGCGAACTAAATAAGCGTAATTGTGATGTGATTGTTGTTCCATATAATGTGACAGCAGAAGAAGTTCTTCGTTTAAGCCCTGATGGAATTATGTTAAGTAATGGACCTGGAGACCCTAAGGATGTTCCAGAAGCCATTGAAATGATCAACGGTATTATAGGTAAAGTTCCTCTATTTGGAATATGCCTTGGACATCAACTATTTGCACTTGCTGGTGGAGCTGATACAGAAAGATTAAAATTTGGTCATCGTGGATCAAATCACCCTGTAAAAGACCTAGTAACAGGTAAGGTTGCGATTACTTCACAGAACCATGGCTATACAGTAAACGAAGAGTCATTAAAAGATACAAGATTAACAGTTACACATATAGCTTTAAATGATGGAACAATTGAAGGGTTAAAGCACCTTGATTATCCAGCATTCACTGTACAATACCACCCAGAAGCATCACCTGGTCCAGAGGATGCAAACCATTTATTTGATCAATTTATAGACATGATTAAAACATCTAAGAAAGTAGGGGAAGAAGTATGCCAAAACGCGTAG
- a CDS encoding dihydroorotate dehydrogenase electron transfer subunit: MIKKELMSVVTQTQIAENIFELTLEGSLVSEMNEPGQFVHVKVTGGTDPLLRRPISIANIDQAKNQFTMIYRREGLGTRVLSEKLSGELVDVLGPLGNGFPVSATVKGETALLVGGGIGVPPLYELAQRLVSRGVNVVSVLGFQTKSAVFYEEKFSLLGETFIATVDGSYGTKGFVTDVIDQNGILFDSLYSCGPTMMLKAIEQRYSQKRAFISLEERMGCGVGACFACVCHLQNDPNGFTYKKVCSDGPVFKVGEVVL; the protein is encoded by the coding sequence GTGATCAAAAAAGAGCTAATGAGTGTAGTTACACAGACGCAAATTGCTGAAAACATCTTTGAATTAACACTTGAAGGCTCTTTAGTATCTGAAATGAACGAACCAGGGCAATTTGTTCATGTTAAGGTAACTGGAGGGACAGACCCATTACTACGCCGACCAATTAGCATCGCAAACATTGATCAAGCTAAAAACCAATTTACGATGATTTACAGAAGGGAAGGACTCGGAACACGAGTCCTTTCTGAAAAACTATCAGGTGAGTTAGTGGATGTATTAGGACCTTTAGGTAATGGATTTCCTGTTTCTGCTACAGTAAAAGGTGAAACAGCCCTTTTAGTAGGCGGTGGAATCGGAGTACCACCTTTATACGAGCTAGCCCAACGTTTAGTTAGTAGAGGCGTGAATGTTGTAAGTGTATTAGGATTTCAAACGAAAAGTGCCGTGTTTTACGAGGAGAAATTCTCATTACTAGGAGAAACCTTTATTGCCACTGTCGATGGCTCATATGGTACAAAAGGCTTTGTCACAGATGTAATTGACCAAAACGGTATTCTATTTGATTCTCTCTATTCCTGTGGTCCTACAATGATGTTAAAGGCAATAGAACAAAGATATTCACAAAAAAGAGCGTTTATTTCACTTGAGGAGCGAATGGGTTGTGGAGTGGGTGCATGTTTTGCCTGTGTATGTCATTTGCAAAATGACCCAAATGGTTTCACTTACAAAAAGGTATGCAGTGATGGTCCAGTATTCAAGGTAGGAGAGGTGGTACTATGA
- a CDS encoding uracil permease: MSTNEEKVLLDVEDVPSIGKWLPLSLQHLFAMFGATILVPYLVGLSPAVALISSGLGTIAFLLITRGQVPAYLGSSFAFIAPIIAAQTVDGPGAAMVGSFLAGLAYGVVALIIKMAGYKWVMRVLPPVVVGPVIIVIGLGLASVAVGMAMYENPGAPAGELVYSSTHLIVALVTLGITIVSAIFFRGFFGLIPILVGIVGGYLFASLMGLVDLTGIAQAPWIAAPDFLIPFVSYTPSISWEIFLLMVPVAIVTISEHIGHQMVLGNVVGRDYVKKPGLHVSILGDGVATMIAALIGGPPNTTYGENIGVLAITRVYSIFVIAGAAVIAICFGFIGKITALISSVPTPVMGGVSILLFGIIASSGLRMLVDGKIDFGQKRNLIISSVILVIGIGGAFIHIGDKFELHGMALAAILGIILNLLLPGKDHNGENIDELDKDSVA, translated from the coding sequence ATGAGTACAAACGAAGAAAAAGTACTTTTAGATGTAGAAGATGTTCCATCAATAGGTAAGTGGTTACCTTTAAGCTTACAGCACCTTTTTGCAATGTTCGGTGCTACAATCTTAGTGCCATACTTGGTAGGATTAAGTCCGGCAGTTGCATTAATATCAAGTGGATTAGGTACGATTGCCTTTTTATTAATTACAAGAGGTCAAGTTCCAGCATATCTTGGTTCTTCCTTCGCGTTCATTGCCCCGATTATTGCAGCACAAACAGTAGATGGACCCGGTGCAGCAATGGTAGGAAGCTTCCTTGCTGGATTGGCATACGGAGTTGTAGCTTTAATTATAAAAATGGCAGGATATAAATGGGTAATGAGAGTACTCCCTCCAGTAGTTGTAGGGCCGGTAATCATAGTCATTGGACTAGGGTTAGCAAGTGTTGCAGTAGGTATGGCAATGTATGAGAATCCAGGAGCGCCAGCTGGTGAGCTTGTCTATAGTTCAACACATCTTATCGTAGCGTTAGTTACACTCGGAATCACAATTGTAAGTGCAATCTTTTTTAGAGGTTTCTTTGGTCTTATACCTATACTTGTTGGGATTGTAGGTGGATATCTTTTCGCAAGCCTTATGGGTCTTGTAGATTTAACTGGAATTGCACAGGCTCCTTGGATTGCAGCGCCAGATTTCCTAATACCATTTGTAAGTTATACACCTTCTATTTCATGGGAGATCTTCTTACTAATGGTACCAGTTGCAATTGTAACAATCTCTGAACATATTGGACACCAAATGGTTCTAGGAAATGTAGTTGGAAGAGACTATGTGAAAAAACCTGGTCTTCATGTTTCAATTCTAGGAGATGGTGTGGCTACAATGATTGCAGCATTAATTGGTGGACCTCCTAATACAACGTATGGAGAAAACATTGGTGTGCTTGCGATCACAAGAGTTTACAGCATCTTTGTAATTGCTGGTGCAGCAGTTATAGCGATTTGCTTCGGGTTTATTGGAAAAATCACTGCATTAATTAGCTCGGTTCCTACCCCGGTTATGGGTGGGGTTTCAATTTTGCTATTCGGAATAATCGCTTCGTCTGGATTACGCATGCTAGTTGATGGAAAAATTGATTTTGGTCAAAAACGTAACTTAATTATCTCATCTGTTATCCTGGTTATTGGAATCGGTGGAGCGTTCATTCACATCGGAGATAAGTTTGAACTTCATGGAATGGCATTAGCAGCAATTCTAGGTATTATTCTAAACTTACTGTTACCAGGAAAAGATCATAACGGAGAAAATATAGATGAATTAGACAAAGATTCAGTTGCATAA
- the pyrF gene encoding orotidine-5'-phosphate decarboxylase, with amino-acid sequence MQRPLIIALDFPSSLEVNTFLTKFEEEKLFVKVGMELFYQEGPNIIYSLKEKGHSVFLDLKLHDIPNTVGSAMKGIARLGVDIINVHAAGGTTMMNSAIEGLEAGTHAGQKRPMCIAVTQLTSTTEQVMNEEIWISKSLDDTVLHYASMAKRSGLDGVVCSSLEVPRLIENIGEDFVTVTPGIRLATDEIGDQARVVTPEKARLLGSRAIVVGRSITKAELPLEAYNRIKADWEGVTV; translated from the coding sequence GTGCAAAGGCCATTAATTATAGCTCTTGATTTTCCAAGTAGCTTAGAAGTAAATACTTTCTTAACTAAGTTTGAAGAGGAAAAACTTTTTGTCAAAGTTGGTATGGAGCTTTTCTATCAAGAGGGGCCTAATATTATTTATAGCTTAAAAGAGAAAGGTCACTCGGTTTTCCTAGATTTAAAACTACACGATATACCGAATACCGTAGGATCTGCAATGAAGGGGATCGCCCGTTTAGGTGTTGACATTATTAATGTACATGCTGCTGGTGGAACTACGATGATGAACTCTGCGATTGAGGGATTAGAAGCGGGTACACATGCAGGACAAAAAAGACCTATGTGTATCGCTGTTACACAGCTGACCAGTACGACTGAACAAGTGATGAACGAAGAGATTTGGATTAGCAAAAGTCTAGATGACACGGTACTACATTATGCTTCAATGGCTAAAAGAAGCGGACTAGATGGAGTGGTGTGCTCTTCTTTAGAAGTGCCTAGGCTAATTGAGAACATTGGTGAAGATTTTGTAACAGTTACACCGGGTATTAGACTTGCTACTGATGAAATTGGTGACCAAGCAAGAGTAGTAACTCCTGAGAAAGCAAGGCTGCTTGGATCAAGAGCCATCGTTGTAGGAAGAAGCATCACGAAGGCAGAGCTACCTTTGGAAGCTTATAATCGTATTAAAGCTGATTGGGAAGGGGTAACAGTATGA